The Novipirellula aureliae genome window below encodes:
- a CDS encoding molybdopterin converting factor, which produces MKILLINNDGAGFANYVEVADNTTVSELFNERVGSGKEHNYLIRVNRLPSAADQQLCEGDRISITPIKIEGAA; this is translated from the coding sequence ATGAAGATTCTTCTTATCAACAACGACGGTGCCGGTTTCGCCAACTATGTCGAAGTCGCTGACAACACGACCGTCAGTGAACTGTTTAACGAGCGTGTCGGCTCTGGCAAAGAACACAACTATTTGATCCGAGTTAACCGATTACCCTCGGCAGCGGACCAGCAGCTTTGCGAGGGCGACCGCATCTCGATCACGCCAATCAAGATCGAAGGAGCGGCATAA
- a CDS encoding AAA family ATPase yields MSLTKRLDELVRACFTGIWVTTHEPHEAITEIANLCRQEQWQCASWNVASGLAVGGQDVPQDATDPLAALRAADAIGSEDQTKILILENFHRFLQSAEIVQAMAKQVLAGKQSRTILIVLAPVVQIPVELEKLMVVVDHELPDRQQLKKIAEEIAVEPGELPDAAELERVLDAAVGLTRIEAENAFSLSLIRESCLAPETLWQQKSQMLTKSGLLKLYRGTDDFSQLGGLDSLKRFTKRALLQPCRSNPLRRPRGVMLLSPPGCGKSAFCKALGKETGRPVLQLDVGCLMGSLVGSTEERTRLALAIADAMAPAILMVDEVEKAFAGSSNGGQNDGGVSSRMLGSFLGWLNDHETDVFVVCTSNNIRQLPPEFSRSERFDGVFFVDLPSREAKDSIWAMYLALFELDATQRLPDDNDWSGAEIRACCRLAALLDMPVVQSAQNVVPVAVTSSESVDALRQWASGRCLDADRPGVYTASSPKTSNGKRRLARSRPSNN; encoded by the coding sequence ATGTCGCTTACCAAGCGATTGGATGAACTCGTGCGCGCGTGCTTCACGGGTATCTGGGTCACGACGCACGAACCTCACGAGGCGATTACCGAAATCGCGAACCTCTGCCGACAAGAGCAGTGGCAGTGTGCTAGTTGGAATGTGGCAAGCGGACTGGCTGTCGGTGGTCAAGATGTGCCGCAAGATGCTACCGATCCACTGGCGGCGCTGCGTGCTGCTGACGCGATCGGAAGCGAAGATCAGACCAAAATCTTGATCTTGGAAAACTTTCATCGGTTCTTGCAATCGGCCGAAATCGTGCAGGCGATGGCTAAGCAGGTACTCGCTGGGAAACAGTCCCGGACGATTCTGATTGTCTTGGCTCCGGTCGTCCAGATCCCGGTCGAACTTGAAAAATTGATGGTGGTGGTTGATCACGAATTGCCCGATCGCCAACAGCTAAAAAAGATCGCTGAAGAAATCGCTGTCGAACCGGGAGAACTACCGGACGCAGCGGAGCTTGAGCGTGTACTTGATGCCGCCGTGGGGTTGACTCGTATCGAGGCCGAAAATGCTTTTAGCTTGTCGCTGATCCGTGAGTCTTGCCTTGCACCCGAAACGCTTTGGCAGCAGAAATCGCAAATGCTCACCAAATCGGGTTTGCTGAAACTCTATCGGGGTACTGACGATTTTTCACAGCTCGGTGGACTCGATTCGCTTAAACGGTTTACCAAACGGGCACTGCTACAGCCATGCCGTAGCAATCCACTCAGGCGGCCTCGCGGCGTGATGCTGTTGTCGCCCCCTGGCTGCGGAAAGAGTGCGTTTTGTAAGGCTCTTGGCAAAGAGACCGGCCGCCCGGTCTTGCAGCTTGACGTTGGTTGCTTGATGGGTTCGCTCGTTGGATCGACCGAAGAACGGACTCGCCTGGCGCTAGCGATTGCGGACGCGATGGCTCCGGCGATTTTGATGGTGGATGAAGTCGAAAAAGCGTTTGCGGGCAGCAGTAATGGCGGCCAAAACGACGGCGGTGTTTCGTCTCGGATGCTCGGCTCGTTCCTTGGCTGGCTTAATGACCACGAAACCGACGTTTTCGTGGTTTGCACATCGAACAATATCCGGCAACTGCCGCCGGAATTCTCTCGTTCGGAACGCTTCGATGGTGTGTTTTTTGTCGACTTGCCATCGCGTGAAGCCAAAGACTCCATCTGGGCAATGTATTTGGCCCTGTTCGAGTTGGATGCGACTCAGCGGCTACCCGACGACAACGATTGGTCCGGTGCTGAAATCCGGGCCTGCTGCCGCTTGGCTGCCCTGTTGGACATGCCGGTTGTTCAGTCCGCCCAGAACGTCGTGCCAGTAGCGGTGACGTCGTCCGAATCAGTCGATGCACTGCGTCAGTGGGCATCGGGGCGCTGTCTCGATGCAGATCGGCCAGGCGTGTACACAGCCAGTTCGCCTAAGACCAGCAACGGCAAACGACGGCTTGCTCGGTCACGGCCTTCCAACAATTAA
- a CDS encoding DUF2997 domain-containing protein: MKTIEIIVAPDGKTRAETFGFSGQTCREASRFVESALGKATSETLKPEFHQATSSQQQSTRQ; the protein is encoded by the coding sequence ATGAAAACGATCGAAATCATCGTTGCACCGGATGGAAAAACTCGTGCCGAGACGTTTGGGTTTTCTGGCCAAACATGCCGGGAGGCTAGCCGGTTTGTCGAATCGGCTTTGGGCAAGGCAACAAGCGAAACGTTAAAGCCTGAGTTTCATCAAGCGACTAGTTCGCAACAACAATCGACGCGTCAGTAG
- a CDS encoding DUF1257 domain-containing protein, translated as MSHIVQIEAQVRDPVAIRAACSRLQLPEPLFGSAKLFSGLREGWIVQLSGWRYPVVCDCNSGQVDFDNYEGHWGERSRLDAFLQRYAVEKTLIEARRQGHSVVEQPLADGSVKLTVNVAGGAS; from the coding sequence ATGTCACATATTGTGCAAATCGAAGCTCAGGTGCGTGATCCGGTTGCGATACGGGCTGCTTGCTCGCGACTGCAATTACCGGAGCCACTCTTTGGCTCGGCTAAGCTTTTTAGTGGGCTTCGAGAAGGCTGGATCGTCCAACTTTCGGGTTGGCGGTATCCGGTGGTTTGTGATTGCAACAGCGGCCAAGTCGATTTCGATAATTACGAAGGCCACTGGGGCGAACGATCGCGACTTGATGCATTCTTGCAGCGCTACGCTGTTGAAAAAACCTTGATCGAAGCTCGTAGGCAAGGGCACTCGGTAGTTGAGCAGCCCCTTGCCGATGGGAGCGTGAAGCTGACCGTCAACGTCGCAGGAGGTGCATCATGA
- a CDS encoding DUF1580 domain-containing protein — MAIDLQNSLTFRQLATRLSSCSDATPVHPSTVHRWRLRGIDGTRLEAVKIGGRWYTSWPALESFAATLTAKKNDPTRVSSQAAADAQVQLENSKW; from the coding sequence ATGGCGATCGACCTGCAGAACAGTCTTACTTTTCGGCAGCTTGCAACCCGACTGTCAAGTTGTTCAGACGCCACGCCTGTGCACCCGAGCACGGTCCATCGCTGGCGGCTGCGCGGCATCGATGGAACGCGACTGGAAGCTGTGAAGATCGGCGGCCGCTGGTACACAAGCTGGCCGGCACTCGAGTCTTTTGCTGCCACGCTAACGGCGAAAAAGAATGATCCGACGCGAGTTTCATCACAAGCGGCGGCGGATGCACAGGTGCAATTGGAAAATAGCAAATGGTAA
- a CDS encoding DNA polymerase, producing MNIEFKNKSFAFRPWRSEDGCVLRSPFAFDSETTLLDETRPQHVPTFVVGAAFDGNAGYFVHHSQLESFWNHHSTQDVIFHHACFDLGVIKKACARFDPYAAVDEDRVWDTRILFRLWQLATLGETARGRSSLIKCAAALLGLEMDKEVEDSHGRRVRTSFGKYLGCLPNELPPEYLQYLATDTIATFQLHDALLTQISASLRAAGDAFGYRENIVANTASRFGPLSHHIQLRGSIVLDAVRRNGMAIDQARVESLLEQLSVRQNELRLQLLSRGYSPGQPGCNKSLQRIFRDIDTTSTNLTLPRKASGQYSTRSDDLSGLAHEDGFLSALFEFRENETLMSTFLAKLNAGRVHPSFDVLVRSGRTSSFGALSAQNLPCDDAVRGCIIPSEGYVFIDADYAAIELATLAQVCLSQFGVCSGMAEAINAGIDLHRHVAANMLTKAPELVTKEERQAAKAVNFGRPGGLSDRGLQRYAKAAFGVELSDAQVATLTAAWFTAFPEMRVYLDDNKNVGVAISRFLDLTPLSFAAETGEDWVLRTHQHEIVGMLGWMARKVFAAVEPTNSNGRLYPQSWIDYFWRTLDQKSDSFTDAFAADIRARNPSRELAAVVCNLACRSSCVTLTGRLRANTIYCQSRNTLFQGLAADGAKLALWTLWRAGYRIVNFIHDELLIEVSEDSDLLANAEAIRSHMVAGMRQVVPDVRIDVQYTCMRRWLKTAELVIQDGRLIPWEDSVPSEDPLAHV from the coding sequence ATGAACATAGAATTTAAAAATAAAAGCTTTGCTTTTCGCCCATGGCGATCGGAGGACGGTTGCGTGCTACGCAGTCCCTTTGCGTTCGATTCTGAGACGACCTTGCTTGACGAAACTCGGCCACAGCACGTGCCGACTTTCGTCGTGGGCGCCGCGTTTGATGGAAACGCCGGCTACTTTGTGCATCATAGCCAACTCGAATCGTTTTGGAATCACCATTCCACACAAGACGTTATTTTTCACCATGCCTGCTTCGACTTGGGCGTTATCAAAAAAGCGTGCGCTAGGTTCGATCCCTACGCCGCAGTCGATGAGGATCGCGTCTGGGATACTCGCATTTTGTTTCGCCTATGGCAACTTGCAACCCTCGGCGAGACCGCCCGCGGCCGCTCGTCACTGATCAAATGTGCTGCCGCACTTCTAGGTTTGGAAATGGACAAGGAAGTCGAAGATTCCCATGGACGGCGCGTACGCACTAGCTTTGGAAAGTACCTGGGATGTCTACCGAACGAGCTCCCACCGGAGTACCTGCAGTATCTTGCCACTGATACGATCGCGACATTTCAGCTTCACGACGCTCTTCTAACTCAGATTTCTGCGTCGTTACGGGCTGCTGGCGATGCGTTTGGGTATCGGGAAAATATAGTGGCAAATACTGCATCGCGTTTTGGGCCGTTAAGCCACCACATTCAACTTCGCGGTTCCATTGTGCTCGACGCGGTTCGACGCAACGGAATGGCGATCGATCAGGCACGCGTGGAGTCACTACTAGAACAGCTCTCTGTAAGGCAGAATGAACTGCGGCTGCAACTTTTGTCCCGCGGATATTCGCCTGGCCAGCCTGGCTGCAACAAGTCGTTGCAGCGGATTTTTCGCGACATCGATACTACGAGTACGAACTTGACGCTGCCTCGGAAGGCGTCCGGGCAGTACAGCACGCGGAGCGATGACCTTTCCGGACTTGCGCACGAGGATGGTTTTCTATCGGCGCTGTTTGAGTTTCGGGAAAACGAGACGCTGATGTCAACGTTCCTCGCAAAACTCAATGCGGGCCGTGTCCATCCGTCGTTTGATGTCTTGGTCCGTAGTGGTAGGACGAGTTCTTTTGGTGCTTTGAGTGCGCAAAACCTGCCATGTGATGATGCTGTTCGCGGTTGTATTATACCTTCCGAGGGGTATGTTTTTATCGACGCGGATTATGCTGCGATCGAATTGGCCACGCTAGCGCAAGTTTGTTTGTCGCAGTTCGGTGTTTGTTCTGGGATGGCTGAGGCGATCAATGCGGGAATCGATCTTCATCGGCATGTTGCAGCAAACATGCTAACCAAAGCTCCAGAGCTTGTCACAAAAGAGGAGCGGCAGGCTGCAAAAGCGGTCAACTTTGGTCGGCCAGGTGGCTTAAGCGATAGAGGACTGCAGCGGTACGCAAAAGCAGCGTTTGGGGTTGAACTCTCCGATGCCCAGGTTGCTACCTTAACTGCGGCTTGGTTCACGGCGTTTCCGGAAATGAGGGTTTATCTCGACGATAATAAAAATGTTGGCGTAGCGATCTCGCGATTCCTTGATTTGACGCCACTGTCGTTTGCTGCCGAGACTGGTGAGGATTGGGTGTTACGAACGCATCAACATGAAATAGTTGGAATGCTAGGTTGGATGGCTCGAAAGGTATTCGCAGCGGTGGAGCCCACGAATAGCAACGGTCGGCTTTATCCGCAATCGTGGATCGACTATTTCTGGCGGACACTTGACCAGAAGAGTGACAGTTTCACGGACGCATTTGCGGCTGACATTCGGGCAAGAAATCCTTCTCGGGAATTGGCTGCCGTTGTTTGTAATTTAGCCTGCCGGAGTTCATGTGTAACCCTGACCGGTCGTTTGCGAGCCAATACCATTTATTGCCAGTCACGAAATACTTTGTTCCAAGGCCTTGCAGCGGATGGTGCCAAGCTTGCTCTTTGGACTTTGTGGAGGGCTGGTTATCGAATCGTAAACTTCATCCACGACGAGTTATTAATCGAAGTATCGGAGGATTCTGACCTGCTGGCCAATGCCGAGGCAATCCGATCGCATATGGTTGCGGGCATGCGGCAGGTTGTTCCTGACGTGAGAATAGACGTCCAATATACCTGCATGAGGCGCTGGCTAAAAACAGCCGAGCTGGTAATCCAAGATGGTCGACTGATCCCCTGGGAGGACTCCGTGCCTAGTGAGGATCCGCTCGCCCATGTGTAA
- the drmD gene encoding DISARM system SNF2-like helicase DrmD — MASLVQNPTENPRVGMMAIVRKRRAVISEVRPFDGDDGVLHLVRLEYKDSESPETEQLLWEREPHRELLSPAAVPLATDPPMPPDDFDAVVRASRWSALSPYLDPDGDGPLDRMPICSPFHGAVQVEDYQLVPLLKALRMPRINMMIADDVGLGKTIEAGLVLRELLIRRRIRRVLVLTPASLRVQWRDEMWDKFSLPMDVIDRDATQKLKRTIGIDANPWRSSARAITSYHYLKQPDVLEQFHSACRVGEDSPHLPWDLLIVDEVHNLMPSALGEDSDLCKMLRLVAPYFEHRLFLTATPHNGRTRSFSGLLEMLDPVRFSQTDELKPAERKRIEQVVVRRLKRDINKRTDPPKFSDREEPQAIPLTFAKKELHLITAVDAFRNEVRRIVSESRGRRRMSGTFAIEILGKRLLSGPATFAESWYRCKLGLMEQDEADDGEMAAASRSVAEDTADDTESQQREASATTVIGAWLNNFSDELSGEIAAIDEAVEALGFPLPTSPDDSAEAIARHQINPKADARFDVLIELIETQLHDENGWDDEERLVVFTEYKTTLDYLLRRVREKFPNQQDNFLSLYGGMDDKQREQIKEQFNDPDSHVRVLIATDAASEGLNLQETARHLLHFDCPWNPARIEQRNGRLDRHGQARDVFTYHFISQENADLRFMSKLIHKVDQMREDLGSVGEILDEAMHRQMIKGETVDQQQLELKLEAAKGQAEFEGDDRASTDEMDEKQAGIDRLEALAAELDFDGDAQYELLDVAMGMGASRPQLGQPDPKGRCRILNPSLPMWSDTIDQSIRRGSTGGVLGALPYLAFTAEPCLQQIGNRLVFRPPGNLQMMHMGHPLVAKAIGALSRRRYPGPSAVSRWTVRVGDVPAGADALVLLHLEELAVNGLRETFHHWIRTVTFTATAGELSAALPHVPARELRGAASTTDETLKDKAAEIFADIELDLLDAIAEMKAKLTKELTEQLAIDGKNAIDEENKSFQSRQGEVSTLIADNTLAKIEKEIKALKLQRQEGRLFDSEDTLDEIERDIAKKNEEVQRRTRHYEEVRRQLANERERVVGRLLPKRYSIDGDASVFPLAVEIRVGAGG; from the coding sequence ATGGCATCGCTTGTTCAAAATCCAACGGAAAACCCCCGTGTCGGGATGATGGCGATCGTGCGGAAACGCCGTGCCGTGATCAGCGAAGTGCGTCCGTTCGATGGCGATGATGGCGTCTTGCACCTAGTCCGATTGGAATACAAGGACAGTGAGTCGCCCGAGACCGAACAACTGCTTTGGGAACGTGAACCGCATCGCGAATTGCTCAGCCCCGCTGCGGTCCCGCTTGCCACTGATCCGCCGATGCCGCCGGACGATTTTGATGCAGTGGTGCGTGCCAGTCGCTGGTCGGCGCTGTCGCCCTATCTTGACCCTGACGGCGATGGTCCACTGGATCGGATGCCGATCTGCTCGCCTTTTCACGGTGCCGTGCAGGTCGAAGACTACCAATTGGTGCCGCTGCTGAAAGCACTTCGCATGCCACGCATCAATATGATGATCGCCGATGATGTTGGTCTGGGAAAAACGATCGAAGCTGGGCTGGTCCTCCGCGAATTGCTGATCCGTCGGCGGATTCGTCGTGTGCTTGTGCTGACGCCGGCGTCGCTGCGGGTGCAATGGCGAGATGAAATGTGGGACAAGTTCTCACTACCGATGGATGTCATCGACCGAGACGCGACGCAAAAGCTGAAACGAACCATTGGAATCGACGCGAACCCTTGGCGATCGAGTGCCCGCGCAATCACGTCTTATCATTATCTCAAACAACCCGACGTTCTTGAGCAGTTTCATAGTGCCTGCCGAGTTGGCGAAGATTCACCTCACTTGCCTTGGGATTTGTTGATCGTTGACGAGGTTCACAACCTAATGCCCTCAGCGTTGGGCGAAGACAGCGATCTTTGCAAGATGCTGCGTCTCGTTGCTCCTTACTTTGAGCATCGCTTATTCCTTACCGCGACGCCGCATAACGGACGAACGAGATCATTTTCCGGTTTGCTGGAAATGCTTGATCCCGTTCGCTTCAGCCAAACCGACGAGTTGAAGCCCGCCGAGCGAAAGCGAATCGAACAGGTTGTCGTCCGACGATTGAAACGTGATATCAACAAACGCACCGATCCACCGAAATTTTCTGACAGAGAAGAACCGCAAGCGATTCCTTTGACGTTCGCCAAGAAAGAACTTCACCTGATCACCGCGGTCGACGCCTTCCGAAATGAAGTACGTCGGATCGTATCGGAGTCACGTGGTCGTCGACGGATGTCGGGGACGTTTGCAATAGAGATTTTGGGCAAACGATTGCTCAGCGGTCCCGCAACGTTCGCGGAAAGCTGGTACCGCTGCAAACTCGGGTTGATGGAGCAAGACGAAGCCGACGATGGCGAGATGGCAGCCGCCAGCCGAAGCGTTGCCGAAGATACAGCCGACGATACTGAATCGCAACAACGCGAAGCATCGGCAACAACCGTCATCGGTGCATGGCTGAATAATTTTTCTGATGAACTCTCGGGCGAAATCGCCGCGATTGACGAAGCTGTCGAAGCTCTTGGCTTTCCTCTGCCAACATCGCCCGACGACTCGGCCGAGGCGATCGCCCGGCATCAAATCAACCCCAAGGCAGACGCTCGGTTCGATGTTCTAATCGAATTGATCGAAACTCAGCTTCATGATGAAAACGGCTGGGATGACGAAGAACGTCTGGTCGTATTCACCGAGTACAAGACCACGCTCGACTATCTGTTGCGACGAGTCCGTGAAAAATTCCCTAACCAGCAAGACAACTTTCTGTCACTGTACGGTGGAATGGACGATAAGCAGCGTGAACAAATCAAAGAACAGTTCAATGACCCTGACTCTCACGTTCGCGTTCTAATTGCCACTGATGCGGCTTCCGAAGGTTTGAACCTGCAAGAGACCGCTCGGCACTTGTTGCACTTCGATTGTCCATGGAACCCGGCCCGGATCGAGCAACGTAATGGTCGACTCGACCGCCACGGCCAAGCACGCGACGTGTTTACCTATCATTTCATCAGTCAAGAGAACGCTGATCTGCGGTTCATGTCCAAACTGATCCACAAGGTCGATCAAATGCGAGAAGACCTCGGCTCCGTCGGCGAGATACTTGATGAAGCGATGCACCGTCAAATGATCAAAGGGGAGACCGTCGATCAACAGCAGCTCGAACTCAAGCTCGAGGCCGCAAAGGGGCAAGCGGAATTTGAAGGTGACGACCGAGCATCCACAGACGAGATGGATGAAAAGCAAGCCGGCATCGACCGGCTCGAAGCCCTTGCGGCCGAACTCGATTTCGATGGTGATGCTCAATACGAATTACTGGATGTCGCGATGGGCATGGGGGCGTCACGTCCTCAGCTCGGACAACCCGACCCCAAGGGACGGTGCCGAATCCTGAATCCATCGTTGCCGATGTGGAGCGACACGATTGACCAATCCATTCGTCGAGGCAGCACCGGAGGGGTCCTCGGGGCGCTACCGTACCTCGCGTTCACGGCCGAGCCATGCTTGCAACAAATCGGCAACAGGCTTGTCTTCCGCCCTCCTGGCAATCTGCAAATGATGCACATGGGGCATCCCTTGGTTGCCAAGGCCATCGGGGCGCTCAGCCGACGACGCTACCCTGGTCCGTCAGCCGTCAGCCGCTGGACCGTCCGCGTCGGTGACGTACCCGCCGGAGCGGATGCGTTGGTACTGCTTCACTTGGAAGAGCTCGCGGTCAATGGGCTTCGTGAAACATTTCATCACTGGATTCGCACAGTCACTTTCACTGCCACCGCTGGAGAACTCTCGGCGGCGCTACCCCATGTTCCCGCTCGCGAGCTTCGTGGAGCCGCTTCGACAACGGACGAGACGCTTAAAGATAAAGCTGCTGAAATCTTTGCCGACATCGAACTCGATCTTCTTGACGCAATCGCTGAAATGAAAGCTAAACTCACCAAAGAGTTGACTGAGCAACTCGCCATCGACGGCAAGAACGCCATCGACGAAGAGAACAAGAGCTTTCAAAGTCGCCAGGGCGAGGTGTCGACGCTGATCGCCGACAACACCCTCGCAAAGATCGAGAAGGAAATCAAAGCACTCAAATTACAACGCCAGGAAGGACGCCTGTTCGACAGCGAAGACACGCTCGACGAGATCGAGCGTGATATCGCTAAAAAGAACGAAGAAGTCCAGCGTCGAACGCGGCACTACGAAGAAGTTCGCCGCCAACTTGCCAACGAGCGAGAACGCGTCGTCGGTCGACTTCTACCAAAACGCTATAGCATCGACGGCGATGCATCGGTCTTTCCGCTTGCCGTCGAGATACGGGTGGGGGCTGGGGGCTAG
- a CDS encoding four helix bundle protein codes for MVRSYRELEVWQKGMDLVVAIYAATKEFPADERFGLCSQVQRAAVSVPSNIAEGQSRTSTKEFLHHLSIARGSLAEIETQIEIAARLGYVPTPTDRQLATDAATVGRLLSGLIRSLRRKLEAGG; via the coding sequence ATGGTTCGTAGTTATCGAGAATTGGAAGTTTGGCAGAAAGGAATGGATTTGGTTGTTGCGATTTACGCCGCTACGAAAGAATTCCCGGCTGATGAACGTTTCGGACTGTGTTCGCAGGTGCAACGTGCCGCTGTCTCAGTTCCCTCAAATATTGCTGAAGGTCAATCCAGAACCTCCACGAAAGAATTTCTGCACCACTTGTCGATTGCGCGTGGTTCACTAGCTGAGATTGAAACGCAAATCGAAATCGCCGCAAGGTTAGGTTACGTCCCAACTCCTACAGACAGGCAATTAGCAACCGACGCAGCGACCGTTGGCCGATTGCTTTCAGGTTTGATCAGATCGCTGCGACGCAAATTGGAGGCTGGTGGTTAG